A segment of the Bacillota bacterium genome:
TTTGCTAAAGCCGAAAGAATACTTGCGGATGAAATGCCGATTATACCTTTGTATTATTTCAATGACACATATCTATGCAAGCCAAATGTAAAAGGTGTAATTAAGAATTATATAGGACATATAATACTTGAATACGCATATGTTGAATAATATGCTCGAAAGGTCTGGGAGCAATTGTTTCCAGACCTTTCATTCAGCAAGCACCATATCTGATAACACAGAAGGCTTTCTGAAAGCAACCAATTTATTTACTACTATGGTGGAATATGCTACAATATAAAAAATATATTTTCAGCAAGGAGAAAAATTATGAAAGCAATTATTGGATTGACTACATTTCTTGGTGGAAAGTCTAGGAGCTTTTTTAGCTCTGTTAATGATAGTTATATATATTCTGTCTCTGCGGGGGGAGGCGTTCCTGTAAATATACCAATTTCCCACAATGAAGAAGACTATGACAGTTATATAGAAATACTGGATGGTATACTATTTACAGGCGGAGATGATATAGTTCCTATTTACTATGGAGAAAACCCGTTGAAAGAAGTTGATTCCATATGTTCAGTAAGGGATGAACACGAGTTTAAGCTCTTTAAGAAAGCCTATGAGAGAAAAATGCCTATGTTAGGAATATGCAGAGGCGCTCAGTTGTTAAATGTAGCTTTAGGCGGCAACCTTTATCAGGATATAAACCAGCAAATACCAGACTCACTTGGACATTATCCTACTGAAAGTGCGGATGACGAGTTGTATCATTCTGTAAAAATAAAAAAGGAAAGTAAGTTAGGCAATATATTCGGTGAAGAAAAAATGTATGTAAATTCTTTCCATCACCAATCTGTAAAAAAACTCGGCACTAACCTCATTATAACCGCTCTTTCAGAGGACGGAATAATAGAAGGCATAGAAAGTATTGAAGACAGGTTTTTAATAGGCGTTCA
Coding sequences within it:
- a CDS encoding gamma-glutamyl-gamma-aminobutyrate hydrolase family protein → MKAIIGLTTFLGGKSRSFFSSVNDSYIYSVSAGGGVPVNIPISHNEEDYDSYIEILDGILFTGGDDIVPIYYGENPLKEVDSICSVRDEHEFKLFKKAYERKMPMLGICRGAQLLNVALGGNLYQDINQQIPDSLGHYPTESADDELYHSVKIKKESKLGNIFGEEKMYVNSFHHQSVKKLGTNLIITALSEDGIIEGIESIEDRFLIGVQWHPECLTKRYPKFLKLFNGFIHAAIEYKQNRF